The genomic DNA CGCCGCGGCAAGCGCGGCCGACCAGGCGGCCGCCGATCGGGCCGCTGATCGCAGCAAGGCCGCGGAGCGCAGCCCGCCGCCCCGCTCCGAACCCATCCGCGCGGAGCCCGCCAAGCCGCGCCAGTCCTCCGAAGCCACCACCCAGGCCGCAGCACAGCGCGCCGCCGAACGCAGGGACGCCCGCGCGTCCGACGCGGCCAAGGCCGGCGATGACGCACACGCGGCGCGCACCGAACGGCGCGAGGCTGCCGCCGCGAACCACGCCGCGGCGAAGGAGGCGACAAAGGATGTGAAGGCGGCCGGCGCCAAGACGGCGCGGGACGACACCGCCGCGCAGCCGGCGCTCGCCGATTCCACCGTTCAGACCGACACGGCGGAGGAGGTTCCACCGGATCAGACCGACGGCGCGATGGATGACGGCGCCACACAGGATGATGCCGGCAATCAGCCCGCGGAGGACGGGAACGGCGAGGCTGCGATCCTCGATCTGACCGTCACCGTGACCGAGACCACCGTGGAGCTGGTGACCGCCGACCAGTCCACCACCCTGACCGACATCGAGGCCGCCCTGTCTCTGGCCGTCGCCCCGCTGGCCATCGGCACGCCGGATGACGAAGAGGCGAACAAGACGACGGAAGACGGTGCGGTCGGGGAGGCAGCCCCGGTCGAAGCCGCACCACCCGACGCTCCGACTCCGGACAATGCGGACACTCCTACCGCCGCCGATGCGGCTTTGGCCGCCGCCTTGGCAACCGCCGCCGCCCCTCACCAGGATGGCAAGGCCAAGTACGCCTCCGATGAATCCATAAAGGCCGCCGCGGCGGCCAAGCCGGGCGTGGAAGCGCCTCCGACAGCGGATACCATGCCGGCGCCGGCCGTCCCGATGGGCAGTCCGCAAAGCGAGATCCCCGCACTCCACGCCGAGGCCAAGGACGCCGCCGTCGAGGGCAAGCCGGCGAAGGCCGCCGACTCGCTGTCCCCCGGTGCCCTGCCCCTCGCCGACCTGCCGAACGACGACAGCGCGCCGCTGCCGCAATCCCTGACCGATCTCGCCGCGGCCAAGGCCAAGGGCGCGACCCGGACCGGGGCGGACGGCGATGCCGGAGCCAACGCCGGCCACCGTGGCAACCCGGACCCGAACGGCAACGCCGCCCTGGCGCAACCGCCGGCGCCCCAGGCACCGGTTGCCGACCCGGCAAAGCCTGCCGGGCAAAGCGCGCTCCTGACCGCTGCGGCTGCGGCGGCCGCCACGGACGCCGCCCCGCCGACCGACGGCGCGACTCACCCCACCACCCCCACGCACCCGATCTTTGCCGGGATCGAGGGCGTGCACACGGCGAGCGGCGTGGAGGCGGGGCTGACCACCGCCCAGCTTCGCCCATCCCGCGGGTCCGCCGGACTGCCGATGGGCGTGCAGGAGCAGGTGGCCGTCCACATCAGCAAGAACATGTCGGACGGCAACGACCAGTTCACCATCAACCTGCGCCCCGCCGAACTGGGCCGCATCGACATCAAGCTGGAAATCGGCCAGGACGGGCGGGTCACCGCGTCGGTCGCCGTGGAGAAAGCCCAGACCCTCGAACTGCTGCAACGCGACAGCCGCAATCTGGAACGCGCCTTGCAGGACGCTGGACTGAAGGCGGACAGCAACAGCCTCAACTTCAGCCTGCGCGGTGAAGGCGGCCAGTCGTTCCAGGACTCGGGACGGCAGGGCGGCTCGGGCCGGCGGGGCCGCGGCTTCGGCGGCGGCGCGGGTGATGTGGAGGATGCGCAGGCCGCCTACACCCTGACGCTGGCCCCGGGCCGCGTCGACATCCAGGCCTGATTCAGACCAGCCGCAGCCATTCCAGCGAAGGACCACGACCATGGCCACCACCAACACCGACTACGGCAGCAGCTGGAACCTGAACCAGACCAAGACGAAGACCGACACCACCACCAAGACCACCAAGACCGCCGACGAGCAGAAACTCGACACCGCGGTAAAGGGGCTGGGTGACAATTTCGAGCACTTCCTGAAGCTGCTGACCACGCAGATGCAGAACCAGGACCCGCTGAAGCCCATGGACACGAACGACATGACCAAGCAGCTGGTCGATTTCGCGAACGTGGAGCAGAACATCGGGACCAACAGCCGCCTGGACAAGCTGCTGAAGCTGCAGAACGCCTCGACCAACTCGACCAACCTCGCCTATCTGGGCCGCACCGTCACCTTCGAGGGCGACAGCTTCGACTACACCCAGGGCATGACGGCGGCTCCGCTGGCCTACGAGCTGGAGAAGTCCGCCAAGTCGGTGCGCGTCGACATCCTGGACAGCAAGAACCGCGTCGTCCGGTCGATGACCGGCGAAACCACCGCCGGCACCAAGCATGTCGTGAACTGGGACTTCAAGGACGATGGCGGCAACGCCGTCCAGCCGGGCCAGTACCGTCTGAACATCGCCCCGGTGTCCGAGAAGAAGGACGACATCATCAAGGCGACGCCCTTCACCTTCGGCACAGTCAACGGCATCGGGTCCAACAAGGACGGCGAAACGGTGGTCTCCGTGGGCAGCGTCGAGGTTCCGCTGTCCAAGCTCTCCAAAGTGTATTGAAGGCCTCGCCCTCACCCTCATAGGCGTCGTCTGAACGCATGGTCAAAGGCATGGGCATGGGTCCGGATGGGCCTATGCGCCATGCCTTTTATGCTTAAAACATTAACCCTATCGTTTAGGCTTTTGTTAAGCGGAGAAGGGGTAGGTTACCACCAAATCGTGGAATACACTGCTGATGGTGGAGCGTCCGCGCATGTCATCTCGCGAGCTTGAAATGAGCGACGATGGCTCCAGTGGAGCGTCGGTCATCGGTCCAGCAGGACGGCCGATGACAGAAAATGATCTTCCCCCTCCGGACACCAAGCGCTGGGTCATGCGGCGCAAGGCGGAGGTCGTAGCCGGCGTGCGTTCGGGGCTTATAAGCCTTGAGGAAGCGTGCCGTCGCTACACCCTGTCCGTGGAAGAGTTCCTGTCCTGGCAGCGGCTGATCGACAGCCATGGCATGCGGGGCCTGCGCGCCACGCGGCTGCAGGACTATCGTGGGAACCAGCCGCCGCTGTCCGTGCGCAGTCGCATGGCCAGCACCGCCGCCGAATAAGCGATTCCCGTTCGCTGTCCGACCGGACCAGACCGCCGCAGGCCCGCCCTGCGGCGTCGTTGTTTGTGTCCCGGCGCTTTGCCGGCGGGCGGTTTCCAGACGGGCATTTTGTGCTCCGACATTATGCGTCCCGGCTGCTTTGCAATTTTTACGTGGCAGGTATCGCTTTCGTTCCCGCCCCACAAAAGTTAACGCAAAGCAACGAGGCAAACGGCCACGGGAGTTCACCGACCGATGCGCTATCTTGACGACCTGACCCCCGGCGACCGCTTCACCGGCGGCCCGGTGACCGTGACGGAGGAGGACATTGTCGCCTTCGCGCGGCAGTTCGACCCGCAGCCCTTCCACCTCGACCCCGAGGCGGCGCAGGACAGCGTCTTCGGCGGGTTGGCGGCGAGCGGCTGGCACACCGCCGGGCTGACCATGCGGATGATCGTCACGGGGGACGGCGCCCTGGCGGGCGGCTTCGTGGGGATGGGGGTGGAGGACATTCGCTGGCCCAAGCCCACCCGCCCCGGCGACACGCTGCGCATCGAGAGCGAGATCCTGGAGGTCCGCGTGTCGGGCAAGCGCCCCGACCGCGGCATCGCCCGCGTGCGCACCACCACCCTCAACCAGAACGGCGAGACCGTGCAGCAGATGACCGCGAACCTGCTCGTCCCCCGCCGGCCCGCCACCGATAAGGGCTGATGGCATAAACAGAGTTCCAAACGCACAAAGGGCCGCCCAAGGGCAGCCCTTTTGTGTGCGTCGCTGTCATGCCGTTGTCTTGGGAATGGTGGGCGCACAAGGACTCGAACCTTGGACCCGCTGATTAAGAGTCAGCTGCTCTACCAACTGAGCTATGCGCCCATTCCCATCCGGGCACCGAAACACCCGGCGGCGTGAAAGGGGTTCTGGGAGCGATCCCTTTCGGTCCGGAAAGTGATGGTGGGCGCACAAGGACTCGAACCTTGGACCCGCTGATTAAGAGTCAGCTGCTCTACCAACTGAGCTATGCGCCCATCACTTCTCGTTCACACCGGCACCGGAGCCTTCGTCTCTGCGTCAGGGGGTGCCTGACCGTATCGACTAGGGTTCCTGTCCGGCCAAGCCGTCGTCCCGGCCGGTGTGGCGCGGTTTATAACGAAGGGTCCGAGGCTTGTCGATACCAAAATGGATAGGATCGAATTTTTTTGCGGGGCTCGTTCCGGCTCCGCATTCACCCCTTAAAACTGCCCTCTTTGGCCGCCTTCTTTGACAGCCTGCCAAGCCCGGCGCTATCACCCTTGCCCAGCGGATGGAAGGAGTGGAGACGATGCAGGGCTGGACCGAGGGCTATGTGGGCGGGATCGGCTACATCCACGCCTTCTACCGGGAACTGTCACCGGCGCTGTTGTCCTTCGCGCTTACCCTGCGCGGCTGGCGGCCTCCGATGGACTCCGACGGCACCTTCGCCTGCGCGGAGATCGGCTGCGGCCACGGGGTGAGCAGCGCCGTCCTGGCCGGCTGCCATCCCGACGCCCGGTTCGAGGCAGTGGACTTCAACCCCGGCCACATCGCCGGCGCCCAGCGCCTCGCCGCCGAGGCCGGGCTGGGCAACGCCGCCTTCCGGGAGGAGAGTTTCGCCGAGTACGCCCAAGGCGGGGCCAAGGATCTGGACATCGTGACGCTGCACGGCGTCTGGTCCTGGGTCAGCGCGGAGAACCGGGCGATCCTGGTGGACCTGCTGAAGCGGCGGCTGAAGCCCGGCGGGCTGGTCTTCGTCAGCTACAATGCCCTGCCCGGCACGCTCGCCTACATGCCGCTGCGCCGCGTCCTGGTCGAGCATTGCGCCGACCGCACCGGCCCCCTGCCGGAGCGTATCGAGGAGGCCGTGGCCTTCGCCAGCCGCCTGACCGCCCTCAACGCCGGCTGGTTCGCCCAAGCCGACGCGCTGCCGGCGCGGCTGGACTCGCTGAAGCGTAAGTCCCCCAACTACATCGCCCATGAATATCTGAACCGCGACTGGACCGCCTTCTACCACGCCGACGTGGCACGGGAGCTGGCCGCGGCCAAGCTGGACTTCGCCGGCCCCGCCGTCCCGATGGAGCAGATGGACGAGCTGTCCCTGCCGCCGGACGCCCTGCCCCTGCTGGCCGAGGCACGCGACCCGGCCTACCGCGAGACCTTGCGCGACCTGCTGACCAACCGCGCCTTCCGCCGCGACCTGTTCGTGAAGGGTGCCGAGCGGCTGACCCCGGCGGAGCGGCGGGACCGGCTGCGCGCCACCCGCTTCGCCCTTCTGGTGCCGCCCGGCGATCTGCCGGAAGTCGTGCTGGCTCCGGTCGGGCGCGTGCCCCTGCCGCAGGATCTCCACGGCCCGCTGGCCGAGGCGCTGGCCGCCGGCACGCCGACTCTGGCTGAATTGTCGGCCCTACCCGCCCTCGCCCGCCATGGCGAGGAGGCCGTGCTGCGCGCGCTGATGATCCTGACCAGCCTGGCGCTGGCGGCGCCCGCCCTGCCCGAGGCCGGTCAGGCGGCCCGCACGCTCAAGGCCGACCGCTTCAACGCCGCCATCTTGGAGCGCAACCGCCGCGACGACACGCTGGACACGCTGGCGTCGCCCGTCCTCGGTTCCGGCGTTGCGGTGTCGCGGCTGGAGGCACTGTTCCTGCTGGCCCGACGCAACGGCACCGATCCCGCGGCGACCGCCTGGGAAGCGCTGTCGGAGGATGGGCTCGCCCTGTCGCGCGATGGAACCCGGCTCGACGGGGAGGAGGCGAACGTGGCGGAACTGCGCGCCCGGTTCGACCGCTTCACCCGCCTGCGCCTGCCGACGCTGCGCCGCCTTGGGGTGGCGTGACCGAAAAGCGCCGCGTCAGGTCCGGAACCAATCGAGGCAGCCGGTCGGCAGCAGCGTGTTGCTGACCAGCAGGGCGCCGTGCCGGTACAGGGCCGTCGGGTTGCCGTCCTCTCCCAGGTCGATGGCCCAGAGCTGGCCGGAGGGGTCCTGCCAGACTGTCCTCCCGTCCACCGCCGCCACGGCGGCGAAGACGTCCGGCGCCGTCGTGCCGGGCGTGAACAGCACCATGACCGTGGTCACGCCCGGCGGCGGCAGAGCGGCGACCGGTCCGGCGATCAGGACCGCCAGCGTCAGCGCAACCGGCGCGGCGCGGCCACCGCCGTCCGTTCCCCCACCGCTCCGCAACCGCCAGCCCGCCGCAACGACGGCAACGCCGAAGACGACGAACCACAACAGGTCCCAGAGGAGTGGATTGGCCGAATCCATGCGGATGCGGTGGATGCCGAGGAGCCAATGGGAGAGAACACCGTCAAGGATATGCCAGACGCCGAACCCGATCAGCGCGTTGGCGAAGAGGAGACGGTCCGCCCGCGGTTCGGCGAAGCGGCGCCGGCTCCGCCACAGCAGCCACAGGCCGACCGCCGCGACGACGTACATCGCGGCGTGGAACAGGCCGTCCGCCAGAATCTGGACGCGGATGTCCCGAACGGCGGAGGACTCGACCGCCGACAGCAGGTGATGCCACTGCAACACCTGATGCAGCAGGATTCCGTCGAAAAAGCCGCCCAGCGCAAAACCCAGCAGGTATCCCGCCCAGGGGAGCCCCGTTGCCGCCCGTGCCGGTGAAGGAAGATGAGTCGTGTCGGTGGACATGGCCCGACAACCGCCGCGGGCGCAGGCGGGTTCCGGATCTGGTTTCCTGACGGCGGGGGGCTCCTCAGCTCCCGACCAGCCCGGCCTCGTCCGCTGCGCGGTCGAACTGGAGCGCCGCAAGGCGGGCGTAGAGGCCGCCCTCGCGGACGAGGTCGGCGTGGCGCCCGGTGGCGACGACGCGTCCCTGCTCCATCACCACGATCCGGTCGGCATTCAGCACGGTCGCCAGCCGGTGGGCGATGATGATCGTGGTGCGCCGGGTCATCAGCTTGTCCAGCGCGTCCTGCACCATGCGCTCGCTCTCCGCGTCGAGCGCGCTGGTCGCCTCGTCGAGCAGCAGCACCGGCGGGTCGCGCAGGATGGCCCGCGCGATGGACAGGCGCTGGCGCTGGCCGCCGGACAGGCGCACGCCCTTCTCGCCCAGGAAGGTGTCCAGCCCTTCCGGCAAGGCCTGCAGGAATTCCAGCGCGTGGGCGGCCTCGGCGGCGGCGAGCACCTCGGCGTCGGTGGCCTCCGGACGCCCGTAGCGGATGTTCTCCCAGGCATTGGCGGAGAAGACCACGGGGTCCTGCGCCACGAGGCCGAGCCGCCGCCGCACCTCCACCGGGTCGGCGTCGCGGACGTCCACCCCGTCCAGTTTGACCGCTCCGGCCTGCGGATCGTAGAAGCGCAGCAGAAGCTGGAACACCGTGGATTTGCCGGAGCCCGACGGGCCGACCAGGGCCACCGTTTCCCCCGGCTCGATCTCCAGGGAGAATTCCTTCAATGCCGCCCAGTCCGGGCGCGACGGGTAATGGAAGCGCACATCGCGGAACGACAGTGCCCCCTGCGCCGGTTCCGGCAGGGCGCGCGGATTGGCCGGGGCGCGGATTTCCGGTTCGGTGTCCAGCAGGTCGAACAGCCGCTCCGTGGCGCCGGCGGCGCGCTGAAGGTCGCCGGCCACCTCGCTGATCGCCCCGACCGAACCGGCGACGACCACCGAATAGATGACGAAGGCCGAGAGCTGCCCCACCGTCAGCCGACCGGCCAGCACGTCATGCCCGCCGATCCACAGGATGAGGCCGACGGAGCCGAACACCAGCACGATGACGATCATCGTCATGATGGCGCGCACCGTCACCCGCCGCCGGGCGGTGGCGAAGGCGTCCTCGACCCGCCCGCCGAACAGGCTGCGGTCGATGGTCTCGTGCGTGTAGGCCTGCATCGTGCGGATGGCGCCCAGCGTCTCCTCGACGAAGGAGCCGAGGTCGGCGATCTTGTCCTGGCTGGCCCGCGACAGGGCGCGCACCCGCCGCCCCAGGATGATGATCGGCAGGATGACCACCGGCACGCCCAGGAACACCAACCCCGCCAGCTTCGGCGAGGTCACCAGCAGCATCGCCGTGCCGCCCACGAACATCAGCGTGTTGCGCAGCGCGATGGAGACGGAGGAACCGACCACGACTTGAAGCACCTCGGTGTCGGTGGTCAGGCGCGTCAGGATCTCGCCGGTCTTGGTGGTTTCGAAGAAGCCGGGGGAGAGCTTCACCACATGGTTGTAGACGGCGCGGCGGATGTCGGCCACCACCCGCTCGCCGATCCAGCTAACCAGATAGAAGCGGCCGAAGGTCGAGGCTGCCATCAACACGATGACCACCAGCAAAACCAGCAACGCCCGGTCGAGCAGCGCCGAATCGCCCGCAACGAACCCCTGGTCCACCAGGACGCGCATCCCCTGCCCCAGCCCCAGCACGGTCCCGGCGGCCACGGTCAGGGCCAGCATGGCACCCAGGATTTGCAGCCGATACGGCCACAAAAAAGGAAACAGCCGGCGCAGCGGCGACAGGTTGCGGCGGCGCGACGCGGAGGAAGGCGCCCCTTCGGACACCGGATCGGATTTCGACGAATGACGGGACACCGGGGCTCCCCAGCGGCAGGACGGGCGGCAGGACGATGTGCAGGCGGTGCACGGGGGCAAACACGGCATATAGCAAGGGGTGGGCCTATGAACAAGGTATGGTGTGGCCACCCGATTGAACCATAGTCACGAAGACGTGGAGATCCTGCCGCGGCCGCCGCGTTGCGAAAGCGCTCGAATCCTCTGTGCTCCGGTGTCTCCGTGGTGAAGGATGGGGGGGGCACAGCGAAGCGGCGGTGGTTCGGAACCACCCGCCTTTCCGGCGCAGGAACGCGGTTGCATCATGCCGCATGCTTTGCTATAGACCGCGCTCGCTTTGCAGGAACCCCGGCCATGAAGACTGATATCCATCCCGACTACCACGAGATCAACGTGGTGATGACCGACGGCAGCACGTTCAAGACCCGCTCCACGATGGGCAAGCCGGGCGATACGCTGCGCCTCGACATCGACCCGAAGTCGCACCCGGCTTGGACCGGCGTGCAGAAGCTGCTGGACACGGGCGGCCAGATCGCCAAGTTCAACAAGCGCTTCGCGAGCTTCGGCCTGAAGAAGTAATCTTCTTCGTCCGCAAAACGAAAAGGGGCGTCCGGTCCGCCGGGCGCCCTTTTCGCGTTTGCGGCTTTTGAAAACGCCGGCCGTCAGCCGGCCAGAGCCACCGCGTCGCGGGCGCGCTCGTCCAGCCGGGCGACGCGCATGTAGAGCCGGTGGCTGCGCTCCAGAAGGCTGCGCAGGCCTTCCGGAAGCTGCTCGTTGTCGGGGCCGGAGGGATCCGTGCAGATGTCCCCGCCCGACAGGGCAAAATCGTCGCTCGCCGCCTGCTCACGGGTCATTTCCCCGGCATGAACGGCCTTCTGCGCCAGCAGCCAAGCCATGACCTGGGTCAGCCGGCTGGTCACCCGCATCGATTCGTACGAGATCTGAAGCCGGACATGGGGCGGCAGCGCCCGATGGCTGGCGGCGTCATGATAGGCGATGTAATTGCGCGCCTCGATCAGCAGCGCCATCGTCTCATCATAAGTCCCGTTGAAGAAGGTCGGTGCTTCCATCACGGCCGTACCCCTCCCGCGGCCGGATGGCCCGATTCCGAGCCTCGCCGCAACTGATTAACAATCGGTTTGTGAATGTGGACCCCCGCCTTCCGCCCTGTGGCCGGGGACGGCACGGTCCGGTGAATTTCGAAAAGCGCGCTCTTGAACGGAAAGGACGCTCGCTTATCTGTCGCGGTATCGGCGGACGCCCAGTTGGGGTTCGCCGGATCCGCAAGCCGAGGGACCGACGATGATCGTGGTCCCCGATCGCTGTATCGCTCTTTTGGAGGATATGTCATGCGCTCCTACGACCTTTCGCCCCTGTTCCGTTCGACCGTCGGGTTCGACCGCCTCTCGCGTCTCCTGGAGAACGCGATGACCGGCGACGAGGCCGCCGCGTCCTACCCGCCCTACAACATCGAGAAGACGGGCGACGATGCTTACCGGATCACCATGGCCGTCGCCGGCTTTGGCCCGGAGGATCTGGAGATCACCGCTCAGCAGAACTCTTTGGTGGTCACAGGGAAAGCTAAGAAGGAACAGGAGACCGGCCAATTCCTCTACCGGGGTATTGCCGGCCGCGCTTTCGAGCGCCGCTTTCAGCTTGCCGACTTCATCAAGGTGGGCAACGCCAATCTGCTGAACGGGCTGCTCCATATCGATCTGGTGCGCGAGGTGCCTGAAACGATGAAGCCGCGGACCATTCAGATCGGCACCACCGGTACGGCGAAACCCGCGCTGACCCAGCAGGCTGCGTAACCGCAAGGCACCACGCACCAGCGCATCACGCGTCGACAAGGCGCCCCGGCAAACCGGGGCGCCGTTTTTGCGTTCGCGGCGAATCGTCGCCGCTCCCGTCATGCGTCGGCCAGCCTCCTGCTCGGCGGCAAGGCCACGGTCACCGTGGTCCCTTGCCCCGGTACGCTGTCGATGCGCAGCGTGCCGCCATGCGCCTCGACCAGCCGCTTCGAGATGGACAGACCAAGGCCCATTCCCTCGTAGCGCCGCGCCATCGACTGATCGACCTGGGCGAAGGGCGTCATCGCCGTCGGCAGATCCTCCGCCGCGATGCCGATGCCGGTGTCCGTCACCGACAGTTCCACCCCGCCATCACTCCTGCGGCGCGCACGGACGACGGCGGTTTCACCGGGATTGGAGAATTTCACGGCGTTCGACAGCAGGTTCACCAGCACCTGCCGCAGGCGAAGCGCGTCGCCGAACAGCATCGGCAACCCATCCTCAAGGTCGATACGGATCGGCACGCCGCGCTTGCCCGCCTGGATGGCGACGAGGTTCAGCGCCTCCCCAACCAAGTCGGACGGATCGACGATGCATTCATTCAGCCGCAGCCCACCCGCCTCGATGGTCGTGATGTCCAGGATGTCGTCAATGATCGCCAGCAGATGCTCGCCCGACTGGCGGATCGACCCGGCGTAATCGATGTAGCGGTCGACCTCCCCCACGCCGAGCAGCCGCATCTCGATCACCTGGGCGAAGCCGATGACCGCGTTCAGCGGGGTCCGCAGTTCGTGGCTCATGACCTGGAGAAAGGTCGACTTGGCGCGGTCCGCCGACTCGGCGGCTTCCTTCGCCGCGATCAGGTCGCCTTCGCTCCGTTTGCGCGCGGTGATGTCGCGGATGATGCCGGTGAAAACGCGGCGCCCTCCCGTCTCGACCGCGCTCACCGACAGTTCGATGGGAAAGCGGTCGCCGCCACGCACCGCCACGGCCTCCCGCACGGCCCCGGCACCGTGGG from Azospirillum brasilense includes the following:
- a CDS encoding flagellar hook-length control protein FliK — its product is MAIQTNIAPSAFESLVKGQTSSSQNTAPRSDKFASMMDRLISEAATRKRDQAQAEAAAQDRRNAAASAADQAAADRAADRSKAAERSPPPRSEPIRAEPAKPRQSSEATTQAAAQRAAERRDARASDAAKAGDDAHAARTERREAAAANHAAAKEATKDVKAAGAKTARDDTAAQPALADSTVQTDTAEEVPPDQTDGAMDDGATQDDAGNQPAEDGNGEAAILDLTVTVTETTVELVTADQSTTLTDIEAALSLAVAPLAIGTPDDEEANKTTEDGAVGEAAPVEAAPPDAPTPDNADTPTAADAALAAALATAAAPHQDGKAKYASDESIKAAAAAKPGVEAPPTADTMPAPAVPMGSPQSEIPALHAEAKDAAVEGKPAKAADSLSPGALPLADLPNDDSAPLPQSLTDLAAAKAKGATRTGADGDAGANAGHRGNPDPNGNAALAQPPAPQAPVADPAKPAGQSALLTAAAAAAATDAAPPTDGATHPTTPTHPIFAGIEGVHTASGVEAGLTTAQLRPSRGSAGLPMGVQEQVAVHISKNMSDGNDQFTINLRPAELGRIDIKLEIGQDGRVTASVAVEKAQTLELLQRDSRNLERALQDAGLKADSNSLNFSLRGEGGQSFQDSGRQGGSGRRGRGFGGGAGDVEDAQAAYTLTLAPGRVDIQA
- a CDS encoding ABC transporter transmembrane domain-containing protein — translated: MSRHSSKSDPVSEGAPSSASRRRNLSPLRRLFPFLWPYRLQILGAMLALTVAAGTVLGLGQGMRVLVDQGFVAGDSALLDRALLVLLVVIVLMAASTFGRFYLVSWIGERVVADIRRAVYNHVVKLSPGFFETTKTGEILTRLTTDTEVLQVVVGSSVSIALRNTLMFVGGTAMLLVTSPKLAGLVFLGVPVVILPIIILGRRVRALSRASQDKIADLGSFVEETLGAIRTMQAYTHETIDRSLFGGRVEDAFATARRRVTVRAIMTMIVIVLVFGSVGLILWIGGHDVLAGRLTVGQLSAFVIYSVVVAGSVGAISEVAGDLQRAAGATERLFDLLDTEPEIRAPANPRALPEPAQGALSFRDVRFHYPSRPDWAALKEFSLEIEPGETVALVGPSGSGKSTVFQLLLRFYDPQAGAVKLDGVDVRDADPVEVRRRLGLVAQDPVVFSANAWENIRYGRPEATDAEVLAAAEAAHALEFLQALPEGLDTFLGEKGVRLSGGQRQRLSIARAILRDPPVLLLDEATSALDAESERMVQDALDKLMTRRTTIIIAHRLATVLNADRIVVMEQGRVVATGRHADLVREGGLYARLAALQFDRAADEAGLVGS
- a CDS encoding DUF2243 domain-containing protein, which gives rise to MSTDTTHLPSPARAATGLPWAGYLLGFALGGFFDGILLHQVLQWHHLLSAVESSAVRDIRVQILADGLFHAAMYVVAAVGLWLLWRSRRRFAEPRADRLLFANALIGFGVWHILDGVLSHWLLGIHRIRMDSANPLLWDLLWFVVFGVAVVAAGWRLRSGGGTDGGGRAAPVALTLAVLIAGPVAALPPPGVTTVMVLFTPGTTAPDVFAAVAAVDGRTVWQDPSGQLWAIDLGEDGNPTALYRHGALLVSNTLLPTGCLDWFRT
- the rpmE gene encoding 50S ribosomal protein L31, with the translated sequence MKTDIHPDYHEINVVMTDGSTFKTRSTMGKPGDTLRLDIDPKSHPAWTGVQKLLDTGGQIAKFNKRFASFGLKK
- a CDS encoding Hsp20 family protein, which encodes MRSYDLSPLFRSTVGFDRLSRLLENAMTGDEAAASYPPYNIEKTGDDAYRITMAVAGFGPEDLEITAQQNSLVVTGKAKKEQETGQFLYRGIAGRAFERRFQLADFIKVGNANLLNGLLHIDLVREVPETMKPRTIQIGTTGTAKPALTQQAA
- a CDS encoding MaoC family dehydratase, with translation MRYLDDLTPGDRFTGGPVTVTEEDIVAFARQFDPQPFHLDPEAAQDSVFGGLAASGWHTAGLTMRMIVTGDGALAGGFVGMGVEDIRWPKPTRPGDTLRIESEILEVRVSGKRPDRGIARVRTTTLNQNGETVQQMTANLLVPRRPATDKG
- a CDS encoding flagellar hook assembly protein FlgD, which encodes MATTNTDYGSSWNLNQTKTKTDTTTKTTKTADEQKLDTAVKGLGDNFEHFLKLLTTQMQNQDPLKPMDTNDMTKQLVDFANVEQNIGTNSRLDKLLKLQNASTNSTNLAYLGRTVTFEGDSFDYTQGMTAAPLAYELEKSAKSVRVDILDSKNRVVRSMTGETTAGTKHVVNWDFKDDGGNAVQPGQYRLNIAPVSEKKDDIIKATPFTFGTVNGIGSNKDGETVVSVGSVEVPLSKLSKVY
- a CDS encoding class I SAM-dependent methyltransferase; the encoded protein is MQGWTEGYVGGIGYIHAFYRELSPALLSFALTLRGWRPPMDSDGTFACAEIGCGHGVSSAVLAGCHPDARFEAVDFNPGHIAGAQRLAAEAGLGNAAFREESFAEYAQGGAKDLDIVTLHGVWSWVSAENRAILVDLLKRRLKPGGLVFVSYNALPGTLAYMPLRRVLVEHCADRTGPLPERIEEAVAFASRLTALNAGWFAQADALPARLDSLKRKSPNYIAHEYLNRDWTAFYHADVARELAAAKLDFAGPAVPMEQMDELSLPPDALPLLAEARDPAYRETLRDLLTNRAFRRDLFVKGAERLTPAERRDRLRATRFALLVPPGDLPEVVLAPVGRVPLPQDLHGPLAEALAAGTPTLAELSALPALARHGEEAVLRALMILTSLALAAPALPEAGQAARTLKADRFNAAILERNRRDDTLDTLASPVLGSGVAVSRLEALFLLARRNGTDPAATAWEALSEDGLALSRDGTRLDGEEANVAELRARFDRFTRLRLPTLRRLGVA
- a CDS encoding DUF1465 family protein, with protein sequence MEAPTFFNGTYDETMALLIEARNYIAYHDAASHRALPPHVRLQISYESMRVTSRLTQVMAWLLAQKAVHAGEMTREQAASDDFALSGGDICTDPSGPDNEQLPEGLRSLLERSHRLYMRVARLDERARDAVALAG